From Quercus lobata isolate SW786 chromosome 1, ValleyOak3.0 Primary Assembly, whole genome shotgun sequence, one genomic window encodes:
- the LOC115979949 gene encoding putative phytosulfokines 6 — protein MKRGFHSSALILALLLLLLSCSKISSRSIANKQGQVEVKLNEIASGDSFADLEGSESMNQLMGMENCNEGDEECLERRVLSEVHLDYIYTQHHKP, from the exons ATGAAGCGAGGCTTTCACTCTAGTGCTCTTATCCTTGCCCTTCTACTATTGCTTCTTTCCTGCTCAAAAATATCTTCCCGTTCCATAGCAAACAAACAAG GACAAGTGGAAGTAAAACTCAATGAAATCGCTTCTGGGGATTCCTTTGCAGACTTGGAAGGCAGTGAATCCATGAAT CAGCTCATGGGGATGGAGAATTGTAACGAGGGAGATGAAGAATGCTTAGAGAGAAGGGTGCTTTCTGAGGTTCACTTGGACTACATCTACACCCAGCACCATAAGCCTTGA